A stretch of the Fusobacterium varium genome encodes the following:
- a CDS encoding ABC transporter periplasmic component protein: MKKKLLAVIFLLTFALLLGGTKAIKSETSSETKLKDTLVIAQKAEIKTLDPQKSTDSVSNKIIQLMFDTLITMDKDLNLLPGLAENWESIDPLNTVFHLKKGVKFHNGDIMTAEDVKFSLDRARSLPQCAYNFTPIKEVTVIDENTIKITTDTPFGSLLNQLSITNSSIINKKLVETSEDVFLTNPVGTGQFKFKSWDIGNKLTMEKFDNYYGTVSKLKEVVIKFITENNSRMIMLETGEADISLDMGVMDLKSIKSNNSLDFIEVEAPTSQFVGFDTKNELLKDKRVRQAIAYAIDNTAITQAIYGDSATPGTSVVPPAMTDFNPNAKKYDLNTAKAKELLTEAGYPNGFSIDLWVSDDSARIDACVIIQEQLREIGINTEIKVFQWATYIKMIENENEVKPIFYMSWNTANGDCDKTMYPLFHSSQIKGSMNVTAFVNKDLDDTLDKARITMDPKVRKELYGKAQEILQEELPHYTILYPKLNLGMRKNIHNLIMKNNGYLDLTNVYVTE; encoded by the coding sequence ATGAAAAAGAAACTATTGGCTGTAATTTTTTTACTTACTTTTGCTTTATTATTAGGAGGAACAAAAGCTATAAAATCTGAAACTTCATCAGAAACTAAATTAAAAGACACTTTAGTCATTGCTCAAAAAGCTGAAATTAAAACTCTTGATCCACAGAAAAGTACAGATTCAGTATCTAATAAAATAATCCAGCTTATGTTTGATACTTTAATAACTATGGATAAAGATCTTAATCTTCTTCCTGGATTAGCAGAAAATTGGGAATCTATTGATCCTTTAAATACAGTATTTCATTTGAAAAAAGGTGTGAAATTTCATAATGGAGATATAATGACTGCTGAAGATGTAAAATTTTCTTTAGATAGAGCAAGAAGTCTTCCTCAATGTGCATATAATTTTACTCCAATAAAAGAGGTCACTGTAATTGATGAAAATACTATTAAAATAACTACAGATACTCCATTTGGAAGTCTTTTAAATCAACTTAGTATTACAAATTCTTCAATAATAAATAAAAAACTTGTTGAAACTTCAGAAGATGTATTTCTTACTAACCCTGTTGGAACTGGACAATTTAAATTTAAATCATGGGATATAGGAAACAAACTTACTATGGAAAAATTTGATAACTACTATGGAACTGTTTCAAAACTAAAGGAAGTAGTTATTAAATTTATAACTGAAAATAACAGCAGAATGATTATGTTGGAAACTGGTGAAGCTGATATCTCTTTAGATATGGGAGTTATGGATTTAAAATCTATTAAAAGTAATAATTCTTTGGATTTTATAGAAGTAGAAGCTCCTACAAGTCAGTTTGTTGGTTTTGATACTAAAAATGAACTATTAAAAGATAAAAGGGTCAGACAGGCAATAGCTTATGCAATAGATAATACTGCTATTACTCAAGCTATATATGGAGATTCAGCAACTCCTGGAACTTCTGTAGTTCCTCCTGCTATGACAGACTTTAATCCTAATGCTAAAAAATATGACTTGAATACTGCTAAAGCTAAAGAACTTTTAACAGAAGCTGGGTATCCTAATGGTTTCAGTATTGACTTATGGGTAAGTGATGATTCTGCAAGAATTGATGCTTGCGTTATTATTCAGGAGCAGTTGAGAGAAATAGGAATCAATACTGAAATTAAAGTTTTCCAATGGGCTACTTATATCAAAATGATTGAAAATGAAAATGAAGTAAAACCTATTTTCTATATGTCATGGAACACAGCTAATGGAGATTGTGATAAAACTATGTATCCTCTTTTCCATTCATCTCAAATAAAAGGTTCTATGAATGTAACTGCTTTTGTAAATAAGGACTTAGATGATACTCTTGATAAGGCAAGAATAACAATGGATCCTAAAGTTAGAAAAGAACTTTATGGAAAGGCTCAAGAAATATTACAGGAAGAGCTTCCTCATTACACTATTCTTTATCCAAAACTAAATCTTGGAATGAGAAAAAATATTCATAATCTTATTATGAAAAATAATGGTTATTTAGATCTTACAAATGTCTATGTAACTGAATAG
- a CDS encoding putative peptidyl-prolyl cis-trans isomerase, producing MKMVKIVILLLIIAGGFFYHSRKSRSADLNIKEGTKVENIVLNAKIKTSKGEINLKLFPEATPVTVTNFVHLARKGYYDGLKFHRVIADFMIQGGDPTGTGAGGPGYQFGDEFIEELTFNVPGKLAMANAGPGTNGSQFFITHVPTEWLNYKHTIFGEVVSDADQAVVNKVEQGDIIETIEITGNVDKFLEANKEMTEKMDEILAQTMPDLKK from the coding sequence ATGAAAATGGTAAAAATAGTAATATTACTATTAATAATCGCAGGAGGTTTTTTTTATCATTCAAGAAAAAGTCGTTCGGCTGATTTAAATATTAAGGAGGGAACAAAGGTGGAAAATATAGTTTTAAATGCTAAAATAAAAACTTCAAAAGGTGAAATAAATTTAAAATTATTTCCAGAAGCTACACCTGTAACAGTAACAAATTTTGTACATTTAGCAAGAAAAGGATATTATGATGGATTAAAGTTTCATAGAGTAATAGCAGATTTTATGATTCAAGGTGGAGACCCTACAGGAACTGGAGCAGGGGGACCTGGATATCAATTTGGAGATGAATTTATTGAAGAGCTTACATTTAATGTACCAGGTAAGTTAGCAATGGCTAATGCAGGACCAGGAACAAATGGTTCTCAATTCTTTATAACTCATGTACCAACTGAATGGCTTAATTATAAACATACTATTTTTGGAGAAGTAGTTTCTGATGCTGATCAAGCTGTAGTTAATAAAGTAGAACAGGGAGATATAATTGAAACAATAGAAATTACTGGGAATGTGGATAAATTTTTAGAAGCTAATAAAGAAATGACAGAAAAAATGGATGAAATATTAGCTCAAACAATGCCTGATTTAAAAAAATAA
- the mgsA gene encoding methylglyoxal synthase: MERIALIAHDNMKDEIVTFVKENLDFFKDFELVATGTTGKRIAEATGLNIHRYQSGPIGGDQQIGADIALNKIKAVFFLRDPLTAQPHEPDISALIRLADVHKIPIATNLSTARLLVTALKK, encoded by the coding sequence ATGGAAAGAATCGCTCTTATAGCTCATGACAACATGAAAGATGAAATAGTTACTTTTGTAAAAGAAAATCTTGATTTCTTTAAAGATTTTGAATTAGTAGCTACTGGAACAACTGGGAAAAGAATAGCTGAAGCAACTGGACTAAATATCCATAGATATCAATCTGGACCAATAGGTGGAGATCAACAGATTGGAGCTGATATTGCTCTCAACAAAATCAAAGCCGTATTCTTTTTAAGAGATCCTCTTACTGCCCAACCTCATGAACCTGATATTTCTGCTCTTATCAGACTGGCCGATGTGCATAAAATCCCTATTGCTACTAATCTTTCTACTGCTCGTTTATTAGTGACAGCTTTAAAAAAATAG
- the psd gene encoding phosphatidylserine decarboxylase, producing the protein MEFSKIRYIERKTGEILVEKVPGEKYLKFLYYNPLGELPLNMIVRKKFLTEYYGKKMDSRESCKKIPSFIEEAEINIEEAKKSVEEFTSFNDFFYRELKDGRRPINQDEDILVSPADGKIIVFKNLSDKDKFFIKGNKFTLEEFFGSKELAQKYEGGVFLIVRLAPVDYHRFHFPSDGKISKSQLIDGYYYSVSTHAVKKNFRIFCENKREYSILSTEKFGDIAMFEVGATMVGGIKQTYTPDSFVKKGEEKGYFFFGGSTCVLVFEKDKIEIDKDLIENTKKGIETKVYMGERIGITHKR; encoded by the coding sequence GTGGAATTTAGTAAAATAAGATATATAGAGAGAAAAACAGGAGAGATTCTTGTGGAAAAAGTGCCAGGAGAAAAGTATTTGAAATTTTTATATTATAACCCTCTTGGAGAACTTCCTTTAAATATGATAGTAAGAAAAAAGTTTCTTACAGAATATTATGGAAAAAAAATGGACAGCAGAGAATCTTGTAAGAAAATACCATCTTTTATAGAAGAAGCTGAAATAAATATAGAGGAAGCGAAAAAGTCTGTAGAGGAATTTACTTCATTTAATGATTTTTTTTATAGAGAATTAAAAGATGGAAGAAGACCAATTAATCAGGATGAGGATATACTTGTTTCACCAGCAGATGGAAAAATAATAGTATTTAAAAATTTAAGTGATAAAGATAAATTTTTTATAAAAGGGAATAAATTTACTCTGGAAGAATTTTTTGGAAGTAAAGAATTAGCTCAGAAATATGAAGGAGGAGTTTTTCTTATAGTAAGATTAGCTCCAGTAGATTATCACAGGTTTCATTTCCCTTCTGATGGAAAAATAAGTAAAAGTCAATTAATAGATGGATACTATTATTCAGTTTCTACTCATGCTGTTAAGAAAAACTTTAGAATATTCTGTGAAAATAAAAGAGAGTATTCTATTCTAAGTACAGAAAAATTTGGAGATATAGCAATGTTTGAAGTTGGAGCTACTATGGTAGGAGGAATCAAGCAAACTTATACACCAGACTCATTTGTAAAAAAGGGTGAAGAAAAGGGATATTTCTTTTTTGGAGGATCTACTTGTGTACTAGTTTTTGAAAAAGATAAAATAGAGATAGATAAAGATTTAATTGAAAATACTAAAAAAGGAATTGAAACAAAAGTATATATGGGAGAAAGAATAGGAATTACCCATAAAAGATAA
- the pdxT gene encoding glutamine amidotransferase, with protein sequence MKIGILALQGAFLEHKNILDSLKIDNCLVKTKEQLEDIDGIILPGGESTAMGKLLKDFNILKPLKEKIKNGFPVFGTCSGMILLAEKLSNSEVVHLGVMGIEVKRNAYGRQLGSFETEADFKGISKKVKMIFIRAPYVENTKEGVKILATVNENIVAVREKNMLAVSFHPELTNDTSVHEYFLDIIKNFKK encoded by the coding sequence ATGAAAATTGGTATTTTAGCCCTTCAAGGAGCCTTCTTAGAGCATAAAAATATCCTTGATTCTCTAAAAATAGACAATTGCTTAGTAAAAACTAAAGAACAATTAGAGGATATAGATGGCATAATACTTCCTGGAGGTGAAAGTACTGCTATGGGAAAACTTTTGAAAGATTTTAATATCCTTAAACCTCTTAAGGAAAAAATAAAAAATGGTTTTCCTGTATTTGGAACTTGTTCTGGTATGATACTTCTTGCAGAAAAACTTTCAAACAGTGAAGTTGTACATTTAGGAGTTATGGGAATAGAAGTTAAAAGAAATGCTTATGGCAGGCAATTAGGAAGTTTTGAAACAGAAGCAGATTTTAAAGGAATCAGCAAAAAAGTTAAAATGATCTTTATTAGAGCTCCATATGTAGAAAATACAAAAGAAGGAGTTAAAATATTGGCAACTGTAAATGAAAATATAGTTGCTGTTAGAGAAAAAAATATGTTAGCTGTATCTTTTCATCCAGAGCTTACTAATGATACTTCTGTTCATGAATATTTTTTAGATATTATAAAAAATTTTAAAAAATAG
- a CDS encoding nicotinate phosphoribosyltransferase, producing the protein MEREIVLTEFARVINSDRYQYTESDIFLMEHMEGKEAVFDVFFRKTEDGGFAVVSGVQEVINLIEILNSTSEEEKRMYFSKLIHEEQLVEYLSKIKFTGDIYAMRDGEIAYPNEPVITVKAPLIEAKILETPILNIMNMQMAIATKASRVTRAAYPVQVSSFGSRRAHGFDSAVAGNKAAIIGGCTSHSNLMTEYKYGVPSIGTMAHSYIQTFGVGSHAERIAFDTFIKHRRNRKSNTLILLIDTYNTIGIGIRNAIDSFKACGIDDNYPGVYGIRIDSGDLAYLSKKCRAMLDEAGLTKAKIFLTNSLNEELIRSLREQGVCADTYGVGDEIAVSKSNPCFGGVYKIVEIDNEPVIKLSEDIIKISNPGFKEVYRIYDKDGLAYADLVTLVKNDSDKEKLINGKDITIRDEKYDFKFSDLKEGAYSVKKLTRTYVKDGEVIADEYEKLFDVLGSQKYYLESLEKISAERKRLENPHKYKVDLSENLIKLKYDMIKTIQSEILKDDSRKK; encoded by the coding sequence TGATGTGTTTTTCAGAAAAACAGAAGATGGAGGATTTGCTGTAGTTTCTGGAGTACAGGAAGTGATTAATCTTATAGAAATTTTGAACAGTACAAGTGAAGAAGAAAAAAGAATGTATTTTTCAAAACTTATCCATGAAGAACAGTTAGTTGAATATCTTTCAAAAATAAAATTTACTGGAGATATCTATGCTATGAGAGATGGAGAAATAGCATATCCAAATGAGCCTGTTATTACTGTGAAAGCTCCATTAATAGAAGCAAAAATATTAGAAACACCTATATTAAATATAATGAATATGCAGATGGCAATAGCTACAAAAGCTTCAAGAGTTACAAGAGCAGCTTATCCTGTTCAGGTTTCATCTTTTGGAAGCAGAAGAGCTCATGGATTTGACAGTGCAGTAGCTGGCAATAAAGCTGCTATCATAGGAGGATGTACAAGTCATTCAAACCTTATGACTGAATACAAATATGGAGTGCCAAGCATAGGAACTATGGCTCATTCATATATTCAGACTTTTGGAGTAGGAAGTCATGCTGAAAGAATAGCATTTGATACATTTATAAAACATAGAAGAAATAGAAAATCAAATACACTCATTCTTCTTATTGATACATATAATACAATTGGAATAGGAATAAGAAATGCAATTGATTCATTCAAAGCTTGTGGAATAGATGATAATTATCCTGGAGTATATGGAATAAGAATAGATTCAGGGGACCTTGCTTATCTTTCTAAAAAATGCAGAGCTATGTTGGATGAGGCAGGACTTACAAAGGCAAAAATATTCCTTACTAACTCATTGAATGAAGAACTTATCAGATCATTGAGAGAACAGGGAGTATGTGCAGATACATATGGAGTAGGAGATGAAATTGCTGTAAGTAAATCTAATCCTTGCTTTGGAGGAGTATATAAAATAGTTGAAATAGACAATGAACCAGTAATAAAATTATCAGAGGACATTATAAAAATATCCAATCCTGGATTTAAGGAAGTATATAGAATATATGACAAAGATGGATTAGCTTATGCTGATTTAGTAACTCTTGTAAAGAATGACAGTGATAAAGAAAAATTAATAAATGGGAAAGATATTACTATCAGAGATGAGAAGTATGATTTTAAATTTAGTGATTTAAAAGAGGGCGCATATAGTGTAAAAAAACTTACTAGAACATATGTAAAAGATGGAGAAGTTATTGCAGATGAATATGAAAAATTATTTGATGTATTAGGTTCTCAGAAATATTATCTGGAAAGTTTAGAGAAAATATCAGCAGAAAGAAAGAGATTGGAAAACCCTCATAAATATAAAGTGGATCTTTCTGAAAATTTAATAAAATTAAAATATGATATGATAAAAACTATACAATCTGAAATATTAAAAGATGACTCTCGTAAAAAATAA
- the pdxS gene encoding pyridoxal biosynthesis lyase PdxS, giving the protein MSRYDLNKNLAQMLKGGVIMDVTTAAEAKIAEEAGACAVMALERVPADIRKNGGVARMSDPKMIKEIQAAVSIPVMAKVRIGHFVEAQILEALEIDYIDESEVLTPADDRFHVDKTLFKVPFVCGSRNLGEALRRISEGASMIRTKGEPGTGDVIEAVKHMRTLNEDIRKVVSSPESELYHVAKELEAPYDLVKYVHDNGKLPVVNFAAGGVATPADAALMMQLGCDGVFVGSGIFKSGDPAKRAAAIVKAVTNYNNPKILAEISEDLGEAMVGINVYSLAEDEKMAKRGW; this is encoded by the coding sequence ATGTCAAGATATGATTTAAATAAAAATTTAGCTCAAATGTTAAAAGGTGGAGTAATAATGGATGTAACTACAGCTGCTGAAGCTAAAATAGCAGAAGAAGCTGGTGCATGTGCAGTTATGGCTCTTGAAAGAGTTCCTGCTGATATAAGAAAAAATGGTGGAGTAGCAAGAATGTCAGATCCTAAAATGATAAAAGAAATACAAGCTGCTGTTTCTATTCCAGTAATGGCTAAAGTGAGAATAGGTCATTTTGTAGAGGCTCAGATACTTGAAGCACTTGAAATAGATTATATTGATGAAAGTGAGGTTCTTACTCCTGCTGATGATAGATTCCATGTGGACAAAACATTATTCAAAGTTCCTTTTGTATGTGGTTCAAGAAATCTAGGTGAAGCTTTGAGAAGAATATCTGAAGGAGCAAGTATGATAAGAACTAAAGGAGAACCAGGAACTGGTGATGTAATAGAAGCCGTAAAACATATGAGGACATTAAACGAAGATATCAGAAAAGTTGTATCTTCCCCTGAATCTGAACTTTATCATGTTGCAAAAGAATTAGAAGCTCCATATGATTTAGTAAAATATGTTCATGATAATGGAAAATTGCCAGTTGTTAATTTTGCTGCTGGTGGTGTAGCTACTCCTGCTGATGCAGCTCTTATGATGCAGCTTGGATGTGATGGTGTCTTTGTTGGATCTGGTATATTCAAATCTGGTGATCCTGCTAAAAGAGCTGCTGCTATAGTAAAAGCTGTAACTAATTATAACAATCCAAAAATTCTTGCTGAAATATCAGAAGATTTGGGAGAAGCAATGGTAGGTATTAATGTTTATTCACTTGCAGAAGATGAAAAAATGGCTAAAAGAGGTTGGTAG
- a CDS encoding RNA methyltransferase yields MEKITLIASSTMGLESVVKDECVELGFENVRAFNGRVEFDGTVKDIVKANIHLRCADRVFIKMGEFKAVTFEDLFRNMKKIEWADYIPENGEFPISWVSSVKSKLFSKSDIQKIAKKAMVEKMKERYKKDYFYEDGALYAIKIQAHNDIFIVMMDTSGDGLHKRGYRAIKNEAPIKETMAAALVKLSRWAGGERPLLDPMCGTGTILIEAAMIARNIAPGANRNFASEGWDIIPESEWIEVRDEAFSNEDYEKKVQIYGSDIDLETIEIAKENIKKAGVEDDIILECKNFLDIEMEARQGCLITNPPYGDRLLDEKAVERLYGLLGDVCRMRIPKWSYYIITSYEEFEKCFGGKASKNRKLYNGGIKCYYYQYYGESNGKNGKK; encoded by the coding sequence ATGGAAAAAATAACTTTGATAGCTTCAAGTACTATGGGGCTTGAAAGTGTTGTAAAAGATGAATGTGTAGAGCTTGGATTTGAAAATGTGAGAGCATTTAATGGAAGAGTAGAATTTGATGGGACTGTAAAAGACATAGTTAAGGCAAATATACATTTAAGATGTGCAGATAGAGTATTTATAAAGATGGGAGAATTTAAGGCAGTTACTTTTGAGGATCTTTTTAGAAATATGAAAAAAATAGAATGGGCTGATTATATTCCTGAAAATGGGGAATTTCCTATAAGCTGGGTAAGCTCTGTAAAATCTAAACTTTTTTCAAAATCAGATATACAGAAAATAGCTAAAAAAGCTATGGTAGAAAAAATGAAAGAAAGATATAAAAAAGATTATTTTTATGAAGATGGAGCTTTATATGCAATTAAGATACAAGCTCATAATGATATTTTTATAGTAATGATGGATACAAGCGGAGATGGATTACATAAAAGAGGATATAGAGCTATAAAAAATGAAGCTCCTATAAAAGAAACTATGGCAGCAGCTCTTGTAAAATTATCAAGATGGGCAGGAGGAGAAAGGCCTTTACTAGATCCTATGTGTGGAACAGGAACTATACTGATAGAAGCAGCTATGATAGCCAGAAATATAGCACCTGGAGCCAATAGAAATTTTGCTTCTGAAGGATGGGATATTATTCCTGAAAGTGAATGGATAGAAGTAAGAGATGAAGCTTTCTCAAATGAAGATTATGAAAAAAAAGTACAAATATACGGTTCAGATATAGATCTTGAAACTATTGAGATTGCTAAAGAAAATATAAAAAAAGCTGGAGTAGAAGATGATATAATATTGGAATGTAAAAATTTCCTTGATATTGAAATGGAAGCTAGACAAGGGTGTTTGATAACAAATCCTCCATATGGAGACAGACTTCTTGATGAAAAAGCAGTTGAAAGACTGTATGGTCTTCTTGGAGATGTTTGCAGAATGAGAATACCAAAATGGTCTTATTATATAATTACTTCATATGAAGAATTTGAAAAATGTTTTGGTGGAAAAGCTAGTAAAAATAGAAAATTATACAATGGTGGAATAAAATGCTATTATTATCAATATTATGGAGAAAGTAATGGAAAAAATGGTAAAAAATAA
- a CDS encoding putative transcriptional regulator, with protein MKIELSKENGEKIYLQLYYKLKELIENGEIKGKIFSIRDLAKNLEVSASTVVKAYEQLEKNGYIYLRGGSGAYVKYNREKKFYLEDHMENEIFKYGYFNSEYRIDFSTASPNADFFPIEELKKAINYILDRDGGKALLYENPQGYLELRKTIKRELKDEGIDVETKDIQIMSGAQQGIDILSKTLIYPGDIVVTEDPAYKGAIVSFRNNGAKVERISMKKDGLDIKELENILKRDKIKFIYTAATFHNPTGISISEKKRIELLKLAEKYDFYIIEDDCSSDIYFDDKKIKSIKSYDKNKKVIYIKSYSKVFMPGFRLGFMIAPEKIANSVLAGKYSSDISNSGLNQRVFQYFLENGIWNKHIEKSRKEFHKKQKYMYNRLKKIENIKINKPKGGMCFWIELPKEITGEAVYMKLAKRGVGILPGIVFSEKSYNYIRLSFAQCNEGEIDEGIEILEKVIDELR; from the coding sequence ATGAAAATAGAGTTATCTAAAGAGAATGGAGAAAAAATATATCTTCAGCTTTATTATAAATTAAAGGAATTAATAGAAAATGGAGAGATAAAAGGAAAAATATTTTCCATAAGGGATCTTGCTAAAAATTTAGAAGTAAGCGCTTCTACAGTAGTAAAAGCATATGAACAATTGGAAAAAAATGGATATATTTATCTTAGAGGTGGTAGTGGTGCATATGTAAAATACAATAGGGAAAAAAAATTCTATCTGGAAGATCATATGGAAAATGAAATATTTAAATATGGTTACTTTAATTCTGAATATAGGATAGATTTTTCTACTGCGTCACCAAATGCTGATTTTTTTCCTATTGAAGAATTAAAAAAAGCAATTAATTACATTTTAGATAGAGATGGTGGAAAAGCTCTTCTTTATGAAAATCCACAAGGTTATCTTGAACTTCGTAAAACTATAAAAAGAGAATTGAAAGATGAAGGCATAGATGTAGAAACAAAAGATATTCAAATAATGTCAGGAGCTCAACAAGGGATAGATATATTGAGTAAAACATTAATATATCCAGGAGATATTGTAGTGACAGAAGATCCAGCATATAAAGGTGCTATTGTAAGTTTTAGAAATAATGGAGCAAAAGTAGAAAGAATATCTATGAAAAAAGATGGGCTTGATATAAAAGAATTGGAAAATATTCTGAAAAGAGATAAAATAAAATTTATATATACAGCAGCTACCTTTCATAATCCGACTGGAATATCAATATCAGAAAAAAAGAGAATTGAACTTTTAAAATTAGCTGAAAAGTATGATTTTTATATTATAGAAGATGATTGCAGTTCAGATATATATTTTGATGATAAAAAAATAAAAAGTATAAAAAGCTATGATAAAAATAAGAAAGTGATATATATAAAAAGTTATTCTAAAGTTTTTATGCCTGGTTTTAGATTAGGATTTATGATAGCTCCAGAAAAAATAGCAAATTCTGTATTAGCAGGAAAATATTCCAGTGATATATCTAACTCAGGCTTAAACCAAAGAGTTTTTCAATATTTTCTAGAAAATGGTATCTGGAATAAACATATAGAAAAATCTAGAAAAGAATTTCATAAGAAACAAAAATATATGTATAACAGGCTAAAAAAAATAGAAAATATAAAAATTAATAAACCTAAGGGTGGTATGTGTTTTTGGATAGAGCTTCCAAAAGAAATAACTGGTGAAGCTGTATATATGAAACTTGCAAAAAGAGGTGTAGGAATTTTGCCAGGAATAGTATTTTCAGAAAAATCATATAATTACATAAGATTAAGTTTTGCACAATGCAATGAAGGAGAAATAGATGAAGGGATAGAAATATTAGAAAAAGTGATCGATGAACTAAGATGA